In Aequorivita sp. H23M31, a single window of DNA contains:
- a CDS encoding ATP-binding protein — MEFQRYLSTEIDWEQRLIIIRGSRGTGKTTLLLQQMRKTKDQSVYLSLDDFYFETNRFLLLAESLYGKGFKKIFLDEVHQYEHWSKDLKNLIDNYPDLQIIATGSSILKIDRGQADLSRRSSLHYLSGLSFREFLALENQEYFPIYPLSEILENHLEISPQINDRINILDAFQKYLNYGYYPFFLNQKKDYHQKLQQVIQLITEIDIPSVENINYTTVRSIRKLLYVISQSVPFTPNIQSLSEKIGVSRNAILRVLDLLNRGGVLNLLRSGNQGGSFLQKPEKIYLQNPNLNFTFAASQPNKGTLRETFFLNQLQTKHQVTSSRFGDFMVDNQFTFEIGGATKTGKQIQGVPLAYIAADDIENGVGNRIPLWLFGFLY; from the coding sequence ATGGAATTTCAGAGATACTTATCCACTGAAATTGATTGGGAGCAACGGCTGATCATTATTAGAGGTTCACGCGGAACGGGAAAGACAACGTTATTGCTTCAACAAATGCGTAAAACAAAGGATCAATCAGTCTATTTGAGCCTTGATGATTTTTATTTTGAAACAAATCGCTTTTTGCTTTTGGCGGAATCGCTTTATGGAAAAGGCTTTAAAAAAATTTTTCTCGATGAGGTCCATCAATATGAACATTGGTCGAAAGACCTAAAAAACCTGATTGATAATTATCCCGATCTTCAAATTATTGCAACAGGGTCTTCCATTTTGAAAATAGACCGAGGCCAAGCCGATCTGTCAAGACGGTCTAGCCTACACTATCTTTCTGGACTTTCCTTTCGCGAATTTTTGGCACTGGAAAATCAGGAATATTTTCCCATCTATCCGCTATCCGAAATCCTGGAAAACCATCTTGAAATAAGTCCACAAATCAACGATAGGATTAACATCTTGGATGCTTTCCAAAAGTATCTGAATTACGGATATTATCCATTTTTTTTAAACCAGAAAAAGGATTACCATCAAAAACTTCAACAAGTAATCCAATTAATTACCGAGATCGATATTCCCTCTGTGGAAAACATCAATTACACTACTGTACGAAGCATTCGAAAACTGCTGTACGTAATTAGCCAATCGGTGCCATTTACGCCAAATATCCAAAGTCTTTCAGAAAAGATTGGTGTCTCAAGAAATGCTATCCTCCGTGTTCTCGATCTATTAAACCGGGGAGGAGTCTTGAATCTATTGCGCAGTGGTAATCAGGGCGGTAGTTTTCTTCAGAAACCAGAAAAAATCTACTTGCAAAACCCAAATCTCAATTTCACCTTCGCAGCTAGCCAACCCAATAAGGGCACTCTAAGGGAAACTTTCTTTTTAAACCAATTGCAGACCAAACATCAAGTTACGTCGTCAAGATTTGGAGATTTTATGGTTGACAACCAATTTACTTTTGAAATAGGAGGAGCTACCAAGACCGGCAAGCAGATTCAAGGAGTTCCTTTGGCCTATATTGCTGCAGACGACATTGAAAATGGGGTAGGGAACAGAATCCCGCTATGGCTTTTCGGCTTCTTATATTGA
- a CDS encoding T9SS type A sorting domain-containing protein gives MKTILYILVFHLGAISFAQDPQLFENDWYLQNLVIDDIEYLPPNSQAEGLVFFTIDQFSAGNNYCQFGFTGVITYSGENLFSIEDVFAFGPTCGDQEVLNFTDRHFSIYVTYDLIGKNPISYVMTINGSDKLLEVTNPDGDKAFYGNFPLAIGNYTQANFSVYPNPSQDKLFVISSKDLDVLKIQIFNWEGRLLNGQTSFSGKQIAINVSDLSSGIYFLKLFDRNGTVEIVKFIKE, from the coding sequence ATGAAAACTATACTATACATACTTGTATTCCACCTTGGCGCAATTTCCTTTGCCCAAGACCCTCAACTGTTTGAAAATGATTGGTACTTGCAAAATCTGGTAATTGATGATATAGAGTATTTGCCTCCTAATTCCCAAGCGGAGGGATTGGTGTTTTTTACCATTGACCAATTTTCTGCAGGTAATAATTATTGCCAATTTGGTTTTACTGGAGTTATAACATATAGTGGTGAGAACCTATTTTCTATAGAAGACGTATTTGCTTTCGGCCCCACCTGTGGAGACCAAGAAGTATTGAATTTTACGGATAGACATTTCTCTATTTACGTTACTTACGATTTAATAGGGAAAAATCCTATTTCATACGTAATGACTATTAATGGTTCTGACAAACTACTGGAGGTAACCAATCCTGATGGAGATAAAGCTTTCTATGGGAATTTTCCTTTGGCTATTGGAAATTATACCCAAGCTAATTTTTCAGTGTATCCGAATCCGTCACAGGATAAATTGTTTGTAATTTCAAGTAAGGATTTGGATGTTTTAAAAATCCAAATCTTCAATTGGGAAGGCAGGCTTTTAAATGGTCAAACCTCATTTTCTGGAAAACAGATTGCTATCAATGTTTCAGATTTATCCAGCGGAATTTATTTTCTCAAACTTTTTGATAGAAACGGAACGGTAGAAATTGTAAAGTTTATCAAAGAGTAA
- a CDS encoding S8 family serine peptidase, with protein MVFISVFLTAQNKQEYYVEIKPGNDLGTIQKTTKNDGAITITSNNSAFSNFLNAKQLYHFDKAFPGAVSDLLRRTYLLILEENEAFTDFMLRSEVKDIIMLEKPMLGSTYPNDYIEMLDENLPNTAMELIKAPLAWTITKGDPNILVGVVDTKFDLSHEDLQGQIVMDLNDGNSSIYHGTGFASMVAAKTNNGRGMASIGYNTKMVTADNYGNAARVWEFHKFLESRL; from the coding sequence ATGGTCTTTATCTCCGTTTTCCTAACAGCCCAAAATAAACAGGAATATTATGTAGAAATAAAACCTGGCAATGATTTGGGAACTATACAAAAGACTACCAAGAATGATGGTGCCATCACAATTACCTCAAATAATAGTGCATTTTCCAATTTTTTAAATGCGAAACAACTCTATCATTTCGACAAGGCCTTTCCAGGAGCCGTTTCTGATCTTTTACGACGAACTTACCTATTAATATTAGAGGAGAATGAAGCTTTTACGGATTTTATGCTTCGAAGCGAGGTTAAAGACATTATAATGTTGGAAAAACCTATGTTGGGGAGCACGTATCCGAACGATTATATCGAAATGCTCGATGAAAATTTGCCAAATACAGCTATGGAGCTCATAAAAGCACCTTTAGCATGGACCATTACCAAAGGCGATCCCAATATACTTGTGGGAGTTGTTGATACCAAGTTTGATTTAAGCCACGAAGACCTTCAAGGACAGATTGTGATGGATTTGAATGATGGGAATAGCTCAATTTACCACGGGACCGGATTTGCCAGTATGGTTGCGGCCAAAACAAATAACGGCAGAGGCATGGCCAGTATTGGTTATAACACAAAAATGGTTACTGCGGATAATTATGGCAATGCAGCGAGGGTTTGGGAGTTTCACAAATTCCTGGAGTCAAGGTTATAA